The following proteins are encoded in a genomic region of Triticum dicoccoides isolate Atlit2015 ecotype Zavitan chromosome 1B, WEW_v2.0, whole genome shotgun sequence:
- the LOC119349535 gene encoding auxin response factor 15-like — protein sequence MAGIDLNTVEEDEEESSAELLLAGSGAGDCSSQSQSQSQTHSHSHSQSQTQSGHGQGSSSVATPPPPPPPRPSAVCLELWHACAGPVAPMPRKGGVVVYLPQGHLDHLGDAPAHAAPSPAAVPPHVFCRVVDVTLHADASTDEVYAQLSLLPENEEVVRRMREATEDGSGGEDGETVKQRFARMPHMFCKTLTASDTSTHGGFSVPRRAAEDCFPPLDYSQQRPSQELVAKDLHGTEWKFRHIYRGQPRRHLLTTGWSAFVNKKKLVSGDAVLFLRGDDGELRLGVRRAVQLKNGSAFPALYSQCSNLGTLANVAHAVATKSMFQIFYNPRLSQSEFIVPYWKFAKSFSQPFSAGLRFKMRYESEDAAERRYTGIITGTGDADPMWRGSKWKCLLVRWDDDGEFRRPNRVSPWEIELTSSASGSHLAAPTSKRMKPYLPHANPDFTVPHGGGRPDFAESAQLRKVLQGQELLGYRTHDGTAVATSQPCEARNLQYIDERGCSNNGSNNVLGGIPSHGVRTPLGIPYHCSGFGESQRFQKVLQGQEVFRPYRGSLVDARMRNGGFQQQDGPYASALLDKWRAQQQHAFGFGPPAPVLPSQPSLSPPSVLMFQLDTDPKVSRFEFGHGHLDKNVDDPYARFVSAEGIGRGEQMLSLRPHLGSEVIDSRVAVENKGVAPTNSCKIFGISLAEKVRARDEMGCDDGAANYPSPTQPLKQQVPKSLGNSCATVHEQRPVVGRAIDVQQWI from the exons ATGGCGGGGATCGACCTCAACAccgtggaggaggacgaggaggagtccTCCGCGGAGCTGCTGCTCGCGGGGAGCGGCGCCGGGGACTGCTCCTCCCAGTCGCAGTCGCAGTCGCAAACCCACTCCCACTCGCACTCGCAGTCGCAGACCCAGTCCGGCCACGGCCAGGGGAGCTCCTCTGtcgcgacgccgccgccgccgccgccgccgcggcccagcGCGGTGTGCCTCGAGCTGTGGCACGCCTGCGCGGGGCCCGTCGCGCCCATGCCGCGCAAGGGCGGCGTCGTCGTCTACCTCCCGCAGGGCCACCTCGACCACCTCGGCGACGCGCCCGCGCACGccgcgccgtcgcccgccgccgtgCCGCCCCACGTCTTCTGCCGCGTCGTCGACGTCACGCTCCAC GCGGACGCGTCCACGGACGAGGTGTACGCGCAGCTCTCGCTGCTCCCCGAGAACGAG GAGGTGGTCCGGCGGATGCGCGAGGCCACGGAGGACGGGagcggcggcgaggacggcgagACCGTCAAGCAGCGCTTCGCGCGGATGCCGCACATGTTCTGCAAGACGCTCACCGCCTCCGACACCAGCACCCACGGCGGCTTCTCcgtgccgcgccgcgccgccgaggaCTGCTTCCCCCCTCTG GACTACAGCCAGCAGCGGCCGTCTCAGGAGCTGGTCGCCAAGGATCTGCACGGCACCGAGTGGAAGTTCCGCCACATCTATCGAG GCCAGCCGCGCAGGCACCTTCTAACCACCGGATGGAGTGCGTTTGTCAACAAGAAAAAGCTTGTCTCCGGGGACGCTGTACTGTTTCTGCG GGGCGACGATGGGGAGCTTAGGCTGGGAGTGCGCCGTGCGGTTCAGCTTAAAAATGGATCTGCTTTTCCGGCGCtttatagccaatgctcaaatcttGGTACACTAGCTAATGTTGCTCATGCTGTGGCTACAAAGAGCATGTTCCAGATCTTCTACAACCCCAG GTTAAGTCAATCTGAATTCATTGTACCCTACTGGAAGTTCGCCAAAAGCTTTAGTCAACCATTTTCTGCTGGATTGAGGTTCAAAATGAGATATGAAAGTGAGGATGCTGCTGAAAGAAG GTACACAGGGATAATTACTGGAACTGGTGATGCAGACCCTATGTGGCGTGGTTCAAAGTGGAAATGCCTGCTG GTAAGGTGGGATGATGATGGTGAGTTCCGTCGACCAAACAGGGTATCTCCTTGGGAGATTGAGCTGACCAGTTCAGCTTCAGGATCCCATCTGGCCGCACCAACTTCAAAGCGGATGAAGCCATACCTTCCCCATGCTAATCCAGATTTCACAGTTCCAC ATGGAGGTGGTCGCCCTGATTTTGCTGAGTCTGCACAACTCCGCAAGGTCTTGCAAGGTCAAGAATTATTGGGTTATAGAACTCATGATGGTACTGCTGTTGCTACTTCACAGCCATGTGAAGCAAGGAACTTGCAGTACATCGATGAACGAGGTTGCTCTAACAATGGGAGTAACAATGTCCTAGGGGGGATCCCAAGCCATGgtgtgagaacaccacttggaaTTCCCTACCATTGCTCTGGCTTTGGGGAGTCTCAGAGATTCCAAAAGGTCTTGCAAGGTCAAGAAGTTTTCCGTCCGTACCGAGGAAGTCTGGTTGATGCACGCATGAGAAATGGCGGCTTTCAACAACAAGATGGTCCTTATGCATCTGCTCTGTTGGATAAATGGCGCGCTCAACAACAGCATGCGTTCGGTTTCGGGCCACCAGCACCAGTTCTACCGTCTCAGCCATCGTTATCACCACCTTCTGTGCTGATGTTTCAGTTGGATACGGATCCAAAGGTCTCTCGATTCGAGTTTGGGCATGGGCACTTGGATAAGAACGTGGATGATCCGTATGCTAGGTTTGTCTCCGCTGAAGGCATTGGAAGGGGAGAGCAAATGTTGTCGCTCCGGCCTCATCTTGGTTCAGAAGTGATCGATAGTCGTGTTGCAGTTGAGAACAAGGGTGTTGCACCTACCAACAGTTGCAAGATATTTGGCATTTCTCTGGCTGAAAAGGTTCGGGCACGGGATGAGATGGGCTGTGATGATGGTGCTGCCAACTATCCATCTCCAACACAGCCCTTGAAGCAGCAAGTGCCGAAATCCCTTGGCAACAGTTGCGCCACT GTTCATGAGCAGAGGCCTGTTGTCGGCAGGGCGATCGATGTCCAACAATGGATATGA